A single Paenibacillus kribbensis DNA region contains:
- the rfbC gene encoding dTDP-4-dehydrorhamnose 3,5-epimerase has product MKVIPLKLEGAKIIEPVVHGDHRGFFMESYNDQIMKQNGINHAFIQDNQSLSAEAGVIRGLHYQLNPKAQTKLIRVLSGAIYDVILDIRKSSPTFGQWVGVILSEHNRRQLLVPKGFAHGFCTLVPNTQVFYKVDEYYSPENDRGILWNDPALGIDWPTSHAVLSEKDKKQPALADADINFE; this is encoded by the coding sequence ATGAAGGTAATCCCTTTGAAACTAGAAGGTGCAAAAATTATTGAACCCGTAGTTCATGGCGATCACCGTGGTTTTTTTATGGAAAGCTACAATGATCAAATCATGAAACAAAACGGGATTAACCATGCTTTTATTCAGGATAATCAATCCTTGTCTGCAGAAGCTGGCGTGATTCGAGGGTTGCATTATCAGCTTAATCCTAAAGCGCAGACCAAACTCATTCGTGTGCTTTCTGGAGCTATCTACGATGTTATTTTGGATATTCGCAAAAGTTCTCCAACATTCGGTCAATGGGTTGGAGTGATCTTAAGTGAACATAATAGACGTCAGCTACTGGTACCTAAAGGTTTTGCTCACGGATTCTGTACGCTTGTGCCTAATACTCAGGTGTTTTATAAGGTAGATGAGTATTATTCACCTGAAAATGATCGTGGTATCCTGTGGAATGATCCTGCATTGGGGATTGATTGGCCCACTTCCCATGCAGTCCTTTCGGAAAAGGATAAGAAGCAACCGGCGCTGGCTGATGCAGATATTAATTTTGAATAG
- the rfbB gene encoding dTDP-glucose 4,6-dehydratase: MKLLVTGGAGFIGSNFVLYMLKQHPDYEIVNIDALTYAGNLENLKSIENHPNHTFVKADITDAQAIDQLMQQGIDVVVNFAAESHVDRSILEPEVFVKTNVFGTQVLLDAAKKYNVTKFVQVSTDEVYGSLGETGLFTEETPLQPNSPYSASKAGGDLLVRAYHETFGLPVNITRCSNNYGPYQFPEKLIPLMISRALSDQQLPVYGDGLNIRDWLYVEDHCSAIDLVIHQGKLGEVYNIGGNNERTNVHIVKTVLEELGKPESLISYVQDRPGHDRRYGIDPTKTMNELGWKPKHSFETGIKETIRWYLDNKEWWTRIQSGEYQQYYAKQYGSRLGDA, translated from the coding sequence ATGAAACTTCTTGTCACCGGCGGTGCCGGATTTATTGGCAGTAACTTTGTATTGTATATGTTAAAACAGCATCCAGATTACGAAATTGTGAATATCGATGCGCTTACGTATGCAGGTAATCTGGAAAATTTGAAATCCATCGAAAATCATCCCAATCATACCTTCGTGAAAGCAGATATTACTGATGCGCAAGCGATTGACCAGTTGATGCAGCAGGGAATTGATGTGGTGGTGAATTTTGCGGCAGAGTCGCATGTGGATCGGAGTATTTTGGAGCCGGAAGTGTTTGTGAAAACAAACGTATTTGGTACACAGGTACTGTTGGACGCAGCCAAGAAATATAATGTGACCAAGTTTGTACAGGTATCGACAGATGAGGTGTACGGATCTCTGGGTGAAACAGGTTTGTTTACGGAGGAAACTCCGCTGCAGCCTAATAGTCCTTACTCTGCTTCCAAGGCAGGTGGCGATCTGCTGGTTCGTGCATATCATGAAACCTTTGGTCTACCTGTGAATATCACGCGTTGTTCCAATAACTATGGTCCGTACCAGTTTCCGGAAAAGCTGATTCCACTAATGATCTCGCGTGCGTTAAGTGATCAGCAGCTACCTGTATACGGGGATGGCCTGAACATCCGTGATTGGTTGTATGTAGAGGATCATTGCAGCGCAATTGATCTGGTCATTCATCAGGGTAAACTGGGTGAGGTATACAATATCGGTGGAAATAATGAGCGGACAAATGTGCATATCGTCAAAACGGTATTGGAGGAGCTGGGCAAGCCAGAATCTCTGATTTCGTATGTACAGGATCGCCCAGGTCATGACCGCCGTTATGGCATTGATCCAACAAAGACCATGAATGAGCTGGGCTGGAAGCCAAAGCACTCTTTTGAAACTGGCATTAAAGAAACGATCCGCTGGTATTTGGACAACAAAGAATGGTGGACTCGTATTCAATCTGGCGAATACCAGCAATACTATGCAAAGCAGTACGGTTCCCGCTTGGGGGATGCGTAA
- the rfbD gene encoding dTDP-4-dehydrorhamnose reductase has product MKVLVTGASGQLGKDVVKVFQEQGHDVLGYDREQLDITDLQQAVKIVGQYQPDAVIHCAAYTAVDAAESDIDGAYQVNASGTRNMALAAEKVGAKLVYISTDYVFDGTAEQPYHEYDNTNPQSIYGKSKRAGEILAQTLSSKYFIVRTSWVYGLHGNNFVKTMLKLGQEKPHLQVVNDQKGSPTYTVDLARFLAELVQTEKYGVYHASNSGSCTWYEFTQAIFQDAAELLGVKITAKLDPCSTEQFPRPAERPCNSVMEHIAIRTNGLNDLRNWREGLRDFLKEYLESSSR; this is encoded by the coding sequence ATGAAGGTACTGGTTACTGGAGCATCCGGTCAACTTGGCAAAGATGTAGTAAAGGTTTTTCAGGAGCAAGGGCATGATGTCCTTGGTTACGATCGGGAACAATTGGATATCACGGATTTGCAGCAGGCTGTGAAAATTGTGGGACAGTATCAACCTGATGCTGTCATCCATTGTGCAGCGTATACGGCAGTGGATGCAGCCGAGTCTGATATTGATGGGGCTTACCAAGTCAATGCGTCGGGAACACGCAATATGGCGTTGGCTGCGGAAAAAGTAGGAGCCAAGCTAGTTTATATCAGTACGGATTACGTGTTCGATGGAACAGCGGAGCAGCCCTATCATGAGTATGACAATACAAATCCGCAGAGTATTTACGGAAAGTCTAAGCGGGCCGGGGAGATACTGGCCCAAACACTTTCCTCCAAATATTTTATTGTTCGTACTTCTTGGGTATATGGATTGCACGGGAACAATTTTGTGAAAACGATGCTGAAGCTTGGACAGGAAAAGCCGCACCTTCAGGTCGTAAACGACCAGAAGGGCTCGCCTACCTATACGGTGGATTTGGCTCGTTTTTTAGCGGAATTGGTTCAAACCGAGAAGTACGGCGTATATCATGCATCCAATAGCGGTTCTTGCACCTGGTATGAGTTTACGCAAGCTATTTTTCAGGATGCGGCAGAATTATTAGGTGTTAAGATTACTGCGAAACTGGACCCATGTAGTACGGAACAATTCCCTAGGCCCGCAGAACGCCCGTGTAATTCGGTTATGGAGCATATTGCGATTCGAACCAATGGACTGAATGATTTGCGCAATTGGCGTGAAGGATTACGGGATTTTTTAAAAGAGTATCTGGAAAGTTCCAGTAGGTAG
- a CDS encoding glycosyltransferase family 2 protein, with amino-acid sequence MYKTVRHIWSYKEVVILKKPSVQILLSTYNGAAYLDEQVESLINQKDVNIQILVRDDGSTDDTVAKLNALKQRYPQQIILYPERNVGVIASFFDLIQKSSENFEFYAFCDQDDVWMPDKLARAVAQLRKKEGNRPLMYCSATQMVSQTLEPLKVWPADLARSLSFYNALIENVCVGCTMVINKETLQLVKKRMPASLKNIIMHDWWIYLCTSSFGEVVFDPIPSIWYRQHQNNVLGGSTDGWVSKWRKRLDRFVKGKNRYILSKQAQQFIQLYGQDLPSQMHKDIELFLNSYQKGLFPRLKYIWQSPFYRQSRLDNWIYKLVFLLGKL; translated from the coding sequence ATGTATAAGACAGTTCGTCATATATGGAGCTATAAGGAGGTCGTGATTCTGAAAAAGCCCAGTGTACAAATTTTGTTATCTACATATAATGGAGCAGCTTATTTAGATGAGCAAGTAGAAAGCCTGATCAATCAGAAAGACGTAAATATTCAGATTCTAGTTCGTGATGATGGCTCAACAGATGATACGGTTGCCAAGCTGAATGCGCTGAAGCAGCGTTATCCTCAACAGATTATTTTATACCCCGAGAGGAATGTAGGGGTTATTGCGAGCTTTTTTGATTTGATACAAAAATCTTCCGAGAATTTCGAGTTTTACGCCTTTTGCGATCAAGATGATGTGTGGATGCCAGACAAGCTTGCTCGAGCTGTAGCCCAACTCAGAAAAAAGGAAGGAAACCGGCCGCTGATGTATTGTTCTGCTACACAAATGGTCTCTCAAACTTTGGAACCTCTCAAGGTATGGCCAGCAGATCTAGCCCGATCTTTATCCTTTTATAATGCTCTCATTGAAAATGTATGTGTAGGCTGTACCATGGTGATCAATAAAGAAACACTTCAGCTCGTGAAAAAGAGAATGCCAGCTTCTTTGAAAAACATTATTATGCATGACTGGTGGATTTATTTATGCACATCCTCTTTTGGTGAGGTTGTATTTGACCCTATACCTTCCATTTGGTATCGGCAGCATCAAAACAATGTGTTGGGAGGCTCTACGGACGGCTGGGTTAGCAAGTGGAGGAAAAGGCTAGACAGATTTGTAAAAGGGAAAAACCGCTATATTTTAAGCAAACAAGCGCAGCAATTTATTCAACTCTATGGACAAGACCTGCCTTCTCAGATGCATAAAGATATTGAACTATTTCTGAACAGCTACCAAAAGGGATTATTCCCTCGGCTGAAATACATTTGGCAGTCTCCCTTTTACAGACAGTCAAGGTTAGACAACTGGATTTATAAGCTGGTTTTCCTGTTGGGGAAATTATAG
- a CDS encoding glycosyltransferase family 2 protein: protein MDVSILVVNYNTCRLTLDCLQSVYASKTQYRYEVIVIDNHSSDGSVEAIRAEYPEIWLIANEDNTGFAKANNQGMEVASGRYILLLNSDTLVQPDTLDTMIQFMDTHPEMGASGCKVILPDGSLDKACKRGFPTPSASFYYAFGWSKRYPDNPKYNQYQLGHLSPDDEYPVDVLVGAFMLVRRETIEQVGGLDETFFMYGEDIDWCYRIKQAGWGIYYYPRTYIVHIKGGSARRRPLKIIYEFHRAMWVFHRKHYKQQYSWITNMAVYAGITVKFGMAFLKNKWSAPVKPDSGEQSRTEVKA, encoded by the coding sequence ATGGATGTAAGCATACTGGTCGTCAACTATAACACGTGTCGATTGACGCTGGATTGTTTGCAGTCGGTGTATGCGTCCAAGACGCAATATCGATATGAAGTGATTGTCATCGACAATCATTCCAGTGACGGGTCTGTTGAGGCTATTCGTGCTGAATACCCGGAAATTTGGCTGATAGCGAATGAAGATAATACAGGTTTTGCCAAGGCAAACAATCAGGGAATGGAAGTGGCCAGCGGACGTTACATATTGCTGTTGAATTCCGATACACTGGTGCAGCCGGACACGCTGGATACAATGATTCAGTTTATGGATACGCATCCCGAAATGGGAGCATCGGGCTGCAAGGTCATCTTGCCGGATGGTTCGCTGGATAAGGCATGCAAGCGTGGATTTCCAACGCCGTCTGCGTCCTTTTACTATGCTTTTGGCTGGTCGAAGCGTTACCCCGATAATCCGAAGTATAACCAATATCAGCTTGGACATCTAAGCCCGGATGATGAGTATCCCGTGGATGTGCTGGTTGGAGCTTTTATGCTGGTCCGTCGGGAGACAATTGAGCAGGTCGGCGGCCTGGACGAAACCTTTTTTATGTATGGTGAGGATATTGACTGGTGTTATCGAATTAAACAAGCAGGATGGGGCATTTACTACTACCCGCGCACATATATTGTTCATATCAAAGGGGGCAGCGCTCGTCGTCGTCCTCTGAAAATAATTTATGAGTTTCATAGAGCCATGTGGGTATTTCACCGCAAGCATTACAAACAGCAGTACAGTTGGATCACCAACATGGCTGTATACGCGGGGATTACGGTGAAATTTGGAATGGCCTTTTTGAAAAATAAATGGTCTGCACCGGTCAAACCGGACAGCGGCGAACAATCTCGTACCGAGGTGAAAGCATGA
- a CDS encoding undecaprenyl-phosphate glucose phosphotransferase: protein MIRRNQRFLTQLYIVADFAVIQLSFLIAWFFKFESEWITYKEPLPIQVYGGWSLIYGLIAVVLGMLFSLYSPKRKKRFADDVFRVTQIHIVGLFVLLSVMFFVKQIDISRSYLAIYMVGNVLLILFYRYFLKRILKALRQKGYNKQFMLILGAGSLGQRFYHNLGQYPDLGYEVVGFLDDNRQWSEEEEARFRPILGGLDQLEATLSRLMIDEVILALPLDAHDKYPKIINMCEKAGVRTLIIPDFFDYLPARPYFDNFAGMPMINVRDIPLDIAGNRLFKRLFDIFFSLFAIILTAPIMLAVAIGVMVTSRGPIIFKQERVGLNRRTFRMYKFRSMKVLPPGTEDTGWTTANDPRRTRFGSFIRKTSLDELPQFFNVLLGDMSVVGPRPERPYYVDQFREEIPKYMVKHHVRPGITGWAQSNGLRGDTSIEERIKHDIFYIENWSLLFDIKIIFRTIRNGFKNAY from the coding sequence ATGATACGCAGAAATCAACGATTTTTAACCCAATTGTATATTGTGGCGGATTTCGCGGTCATTCAGTTATCTTTCCTGATCGCTTGGTTCTTTAAATTTGAAAGTGAATGGATTACCTATAAAGAGCCGCTTCCTATTCAAGTATATGGAGGCTGGAGCTTAATCTACGGTCTAATTGCCGTGGTGCTAGGTATGCTATTCTCGCTTTATTCGCCCAAACGCAAAAAGCGATTTGCAGACGACGTATTTCGCGTCACCCAGATCCATATTGTTGGCTTGTTTGTATTACTGAGTGTCATGTTTTTCGTCAAGCAAATCGATATTTCGCGTTCCTACCTAGCGATCTATATGGTTGGGAATGTGCTGCTGATTTTGTTCTACCGATATTTTTTGAAGCGAATTCTTAAAGCTCTCCGGCAAAAAGGGTACAATAAGCAATTCATGCTCATTCTCGGGGCAGGCTCTCTGGGCCAACGGTTTTATCATAATCTTGGACAGTATCCTGATTTGGGATATGAAGTAGTGGGATTTCTGGATGATAACCGCCAATGGAGTGAAGAGGAGGAAGCGCGTTTCCGTCCGATCCTTGGAGGATTAGATCAATTGGAGGCAACGCTGTCTCGCCTGATGATTGACGAGGTCATTTTGGCTCTACCACTGGATGCCCACGATAAGTACCCTAAAATTATCAATATGTGTGAAAAGGCTGGGGTACGCACACTTATTATTCCTGACTTTTTCGACTATTTGCCGGCTCGGCCGTATTTTGATAACTTTGCAGGCATGCCGATGATCAATGTACGGGATATTCCGCTGGATATAGCGGGAAACCGGTTATTTAAGCGTCTGTTCGATATTTTTTTCTCTTTATTCGCGATTATTCTGACCGCTCCGATCATGCTGGCCGTGGCGATTGGTGTGATGGTTACATCAAGAGGTCCCATCATTTTTAAGCAGGAGCGGGTAGGCTTGAATCGTCGTACCTTCCGAATGTACAAATTTCGCTCCATGAAGGTGCTGCCGCCTGGGACTGAAGATACAGGATGGACGACTGCTAATGATCCAAGGCGTACGCGTTTCGGTTCCTTTATCCGTAAAACGAGCCTTGATGAGTTGCCACAGTTTTTCAACGTGCTGCTGGGAGATATGAGTGTCGTTGGCCCCCGCCCGGAAAGACCGTATTATGTGGATCAGTTCCGTGAGGAAATTCCCAAATACATGGTGAAGCATCATGTTCGTCCCGGAATTACAGGCTGGGCACAGAGCAACGGATTGCGTGGGGATACGTCCATTGAGGAACGGATTAAGCATGACATTTTCTATATTGAGAATTGGTCGCTCTTATTCGATATTAAAATTATTTTCCGCACGATTCGCAACGGTTTCAAAAATGCATATTAA
- a CDS encoding heptaprenylglyceryl phosphate synthase codes for MLEECVLADSIQSWKHVFKLDPDKELDDEALDAVCMSGTDAIMIGGSSGITYENTVDLLSRVRRYEVPCVLEVSDLEAVVPGFDLYMIPMVLNTMNSNWIVGQHQRAIEQFGYMIPWDLLVAEGYIVLNGDSTVAKLTGAETSLSASSAASYAQIADKLMHLPIVYVEYSGTFGDMELVQKIHRSTERSRVLYGGGIVDKSTALQAAAVCDTIVVGNIIYRDLAKALETVAVKLKV; via the coding sequence ATGCTGGAGGAATGTGTGTTGGCAGATTCAATTCAATCTTGGAAACATGTATTTAAGCTTGATCCTGACAAGGAACTGGACGATGAGGCGCTGGACGCCGTGTGTATGTCTGGTACGGACGCCATTATGATAGGAGGTTCATCAGGCATTACCTATGAAAATACGGTGGATTTACTATCGCGGGTTCGGCGTTATGAGGTGCCGTGTGTGCTAGAGGTGTCTGATCTGGAGGCTGTCGTGCCGGGGTTTGATCTGTATATGATTCCCATGGTGCTGAATACCATGAATAGTAATTGGATCGTAGGGCAGCACCAGCGTGCGATTGAGCAGTTTGGTTATATGATTCCTTGGGATTTGCTTGTGGCAGAGGGATATATTGTTTTGAACGGAGATTCTACGGTCGCTAAGCTTACCGGGGCGGAGACTTCGCTGAGTGCTTCATCAGCTGCCTCCTATGCGCAGATTGCTGACAAGCTCATGCATCTGCCGATTGTATATGTGGAATATAGCGGTACCTTCGGGGATATGGAACTGGTACAAAAAATACATCGCAGCACAGAGCGCTCTCGTGTCCTATACGGAGGAGGTATCGTGGATAAATCTACCGCGTTACAAGCGGCTGCCGTTTGTGACACCATTGTAGTAGGAAATATCATTTACCGCGACTTGGCGAAAGCGCTGGAGACGGTGGCTGTGAAATTGAAAGTATAG
- the pcrA gene encoding DNA helicase PcrA — MQSIDIHEAVARLNPPQRQAVEVVDGPLLIMAGAGSGKTRVLTHRIAYLIATRKTAPWGILAITFTNKAAREMQDRVSKLIGPQGRDVWVSTFHSMCVRILRRDIERIGFTSNFSILDSTDQLSVIRSCMKDLNIDTKKFEPKAVQSMMSTAKNELVTPEMYERKIGDYFEGIVAKVYTKYQQRLKNNNSLDFDDLIMATIQLFKEVPEVLDFYQKKFQYIHVDEYQDTNRAQYMLCKMLADKHHRICVVGDSDQSIYRWRGADISNILNFEEDYPEARTILLEQNYRSTSNILNAANEVIAQNTGRKPKKLWTDKEGGAKIKVYRADSEHDEGYFIASEINKNINAGKTYSHHAILYRTNAQSRVVEEILIKSDIPYQIVGGIKFYDRKEIKDLLAYLRLLSNPDDDISLMRIINVPKRSIGDTTVGKLQAAAAERGVSIFRVLQVVDDLGFAGRTRNALVEFYDMIEGLNRMVDYLSVTELTEKMLETTQYRLELQNENTLESRARLENIDEFLSVTMEFEKGAEDKSLVSFLTDLALIADIDSMNDDEDEQSDAVVLMTMHSAKGLEFPIVFIVGMEEGVFPHSRAFLDNEELEEERRLAYVGITRAEEQLFLTCAQMRTLFGRTTANPPSRFLEEIPDELKEDTIIRQDRYRRSGNVGGSYGGRGLGKSSGSNFGGERSFDSMSRSGSTASASPRVTVTTSSSPKPSPAASAGGPSIFAAGDKVQHGKWGVGTIVAVKGTGNDMELQIAFPAPVGVKRLLAGFAPITKVE; from the coding sequence ATGCAATCAATAGATATACACGAGGCTGTAGCCCGCCTCAATCCTCCTCAGCGTCAGGCCGTAGAGGTAGTGGATGGTCCACTGCTGATTATGGCTGGCGCAGGCAGTGGCAAGACACGGGTGCTCACGCACCGAATAGCCTACCTCATCGCGACCCGCAAGACGGCTCCATGGGGTATTTTGGCGATTACCTTTACGAACAAGGCCGCGCGTGAGATGCAGGATCGCGTATCCAAGCTGATTGGCCCGCAGGGGAGAGATGTGTGGGTATCCACGTTCCACTCGATGTGTGTACGTATTTTGCGTCGGGATATCGAGCGAATCGGATTTACCTCCAATTTCAGCATTCTGGATTCCACGGATCAATTGTCTGTCATTCGGAGCTGCATGAAGGATCTAAATATAGATACCAAAAAATTTGAACCCAAAGCGGTTCAATCTATGATGAGCACGGCTAAAAATGAACTGGTCACTCCTGAAATGTATGAGCGCAAGATTGGCGATTATTTTGAGGGAATTGTGGCGAAGGTATATACCAAGTACCAACAACGGCTCAAAAATAACAACTCTCTTGATTTTGATGATTTGATCATGGCGACGATTCAGCTTTTTAAAGAAGTGCCTGAGGTGCTGGATTTCTACCAAAAGAAATTTCAGTACATTCATGTCGATGAATATCAGGATACCAACCGTGCGCAGTACATGCTGTGCAAAATGCTGGCCGATAAGCATCACCGGATTTGCGTAGTAGGTGACAGTGACCAATCCATCTACAGATGGCGGGGCGCGGATATCAGCAACATTTTGAACTTTGAAGAGGACTACCCGGAAGCACGTACCATTTTGCTGGAACAGAACTATCGGTCAACCTCGAACATACTGAATGCAGCGAACGAAGTGATTGCGCAAAATACAGGACGCAAGCCGAAAAAGCTATGGACAGACAAGGAAGGCGGAGCCAAAATTAAGGTTTACCGTGCTGATTCGGAGCATGATGAGGGCTACTTTATTGCCTCTGAAATTAATAAGAATATTAATGCAGGTAAAACCTATAGCCATCATGCCATTTTGTATCGTACCAATGCTCAGTCTCGGGTCGTCGAGGAAATTTTGATCAAATCGGACATACCGTATCAGATCGTTGGCGGGATCAAGTTCTATGATCGTAAAGAGATTAAGGATCTTCTGGCCTATCTGCGCCTGCTTTCCAATCCTGACGACGATATCAGCCTGATGCGAATCATTAACGTGCCCAAACGCAGCATCGGAGACACGACCGTTGGTAAGTTGCAGGCAGCCGCAGCGGAGCGTGGAGTTTCGATCTTCCGCGTGCTACAAGTAGTAGACGATTTGGGCTTTGCCGGACGTACGCGCAATGCGCTTGTGGAATTTTACGATATGATCGAAGGCTTAAATCGGATGGTGGACTATCTGTCGGTCACGGAGCTAACAGAAAAAATGCTGGAAACCACCCAGTATCGACTGGAGCTGCAAAACGAGAATACCCTCGAATCACGCGCGCGTCTGGAAAATATTGATGAGTTTCTGTCGGTAACCATGGAGTTTGAGAAAGGAGCAGAGGACAAATCGTTGGTCTCCTTCCTGACTGATCTTGCTCTTATTGCAGACATAGATTCCATGAATGACGATGAAGACGAGCAAAGTGATGCTGTTGTATTGATGACCATGCACAGCGCAAAAGGTTTGGAGTTTCCGATTGTATTTATTGTCGGCATGGAAGAGGGAGTATTCCCCCACAGCAGGGCCTTCTTGGATAATGAAGAGCTTGAGGAAGAACGCAGATTGGCGTATGTCGGTATTACCCGTGCAGAGGAGCAGCTGTTCCTTACATGCGCACAAATGCGTACTTTGTTTGGCCGTACAACGGCCAATCCGCCGTCGCGCTTTCTGGAAGAGATTCCGGATGAATTAAAAGAGGATACGATCATCAGACAGGACCGCTACCGTCGTTCAGGCAATGTAGGTGGCTCTTATGGCGGGCGTGGACTGGGTAAAAGCAGTGGCAGTAACTTTGGAGGAGAGCGTTCCTTTGATTCGATGAGCCGTAGTGGCTCAACCGCTTCTGCGTCGCCGCGTGTTACCGTAACAACATCTTCATCGCCTAAACCTTCCCCGGCAGCTTCGGCAGGGGGCCCTTCTATTTTTGCTGCTGGAGACAAGGTACAGCATGGCAAGTGGGGAGTGGGAACCATTGTGGCTGTCAAAGGTACGGGCAATGATATGGAGCTTCAGATCGCCTTCCCGGCTCCGGTCGGGGTCAAACGTCTGCTGGCTGGCTTTGCGCCTATCACAAAAGTAGAATAA
- the ligA gene encoding NAD-dependent DNA ligase LigA, with protein MNPMHRMEQLVAELNTYNYHYYTLDEPMVSDKEYDVLYDELVALEQTSGLVLPDSPTQRVGGELLKGFTPHRHLSPLWSLDKAQNMEQLRAWNARVVKLVNDYNTKNPEQPLPSPSYAIELKFDGLTLNLTYTDGKLVQASTRGNGVVGEGILAQVKTIKSVPLTIPFQDGTIEVQGEGIMNLSVLAKYNETAVDPLKNARNAAAGALRNLNPKVTAERRLNAFFYNVGFADRIQFDSHQEMMSFLRNNHFKVNPYLTYFDNFDDAMEQLAEIEESRSGLDYLIDGAVLKITDMRTREVLGYTDKFPRWAVAYKFEAEETTTVLNSVEWNVGRTGKITPLARVEPVELAGVTVQNCTLNNAGDIERKNLKFALGTRVFIRRSNDVIPEILGKVTSENDGEEIVVPDHCPACGFPLQQRGAHLFCDNKLGCKPQIVARISHFASRDAMDIETFSDKTAIQLHDELEVREPADLYRLQYDDLVKLERFGEKKANNLLTALEKSKERDLASFLYALGIPNTGKATTRMLAEHYRDLHKVMSATVEELVELPDVGGIVAESIVAFFADPFTQAGIEKMLSLGVRAQAPEAPQQKKTDSFFSGKTVVLTGTLHQLTRDDAASRLEALGAKVTRSVSKKTDLVIAGEKAGSKLAKAQQLGIETIEDEDEFIRLLEQE; from the coding sequence ATGAACCCAATGCACAGGATGGAGCAGCTTGTTGCTGAGCTGAACACATATAACTATCATTATTACACACTGGATGAGCCCATGGTCAGCGACAAAGAATATGATGTGCTTTATGACGAACTAGTAGCCCTTGAACAGACGAGCGGACTGGTGTTGCCAGATTCGCCAACGCAGCGCGTGGGTGGGGAGTTGCTAAAGGGCTTCACGCCACATCGTCATCTGTCCCCATTATGGAGCCTGGATAAAGCACAGAATATGGAGCAGCTGCGTGCATGGAACGCGCGTGTCGTGAAGCTGGTCAATGATTACAATACCAAGAACCCGGAGCAGCCTTTGCCTTCCCCAAGCTATGCGATAGAGCTTAAATTTGATGGACTAACGCTGAACCTGACTTATACGGATGGAAAGCTGGTGCAGGCTTCTACCCGCGGCAATGGTGTCGTGGGTGAAGGGATATTGGCACAGGTAAAGACAATCAAATCCGTACCGCTTACGATTCCTTTCCAGGATGGTACCATTGAAGTGCAGGGAGAAGGCATTATGAATCTGTCCGTGCTGGCGAAATATAATGAGACCGCTGTGGACCCTCTTAAAAACGCACGTAATGCCGCAGCTGGTGCTTTGCGTAATTTAAATCCTAAAGTGACAGCGGAACGGCGACTGAATGCATTTTTCTACAATGTGGGATTTGCGGACCGTATTCAGTTTGATAGCCACCAGGAGATGATGTCTTTCCTGCGTAACAACCACTTTAAGGTGAACCCATATCTGACTTACTTTGATAATTTTGATGATGCTATGGAGCAACTGGCTGAGATTGAAGAGTCTCGCTCCGGGTTGGATTATCTTATTGACGGGGCTGTATTGAAAATTACGGATATGCGTACACGCGAGGTTCTTGGGTATACCGATAAATTTCCGCGTTGGGCGGTGGCATATAAGTTCGAAGCAGAGGAAACCACCACAGTGCTTAACTCGGTCGAGTGGAATGTAGGTCGAACGGGTAAGATCACGCCACTGGCAAGGGTGGAGCCGGTAGAGCTGGCAGGAGTCACTGTACAAAATTGTACACTGAACAATGCTGGCGATATCGAGCGTAAAAATCTGAAGTTCGCATTGGGGACGCGTGTATTTATTCGCCGCTCCAATGATGTCATTCCCGAGATATTGGGAAAGGTGACATCTGAAAATGATGGGGAGGAAATTGTCGTGCCCGATCATTGCCCGGCCTGCGGATTTCCATTGCAGCAGCGAGGGGCCCACTTGTTCTGCGACAATAAGCTGGGGTGCAAACCACAGATTGTGGCCCGTATTTCCCATTTCGCATCACGTGATGCCATGGATATTGAAACATTCAGCGACAAAACAGCGATCCAACTGCATGACGAACTGGAAGTACGCGAGCCTGCGGATTTGTATAGACTCCAATATGATGATCTAGTGAAGCTGGAGCGGTTTGGTGAGAAAAAAGCCAATAACCTCCTGACAGCACTTGAGAAGAGTAAAGAAAGAGATTTGGCTTCCTTCCTTTACGCTCTGGGTATACCGAATACCGGTAAAGCGACAACACGCATGCTGGCTGAACATTACCGCGATTTGCATAAGGTCATGTCCGCTACCGTGGAAGAACTGGTAGAACTACCGGATGTGGGCGGAATTGTAGCCGAAAGCATCGTTGCGTTCTTTGCCGATCCATTTACTCAGGCGGGGATTGAAAAGATGCTGTCGCTAGGAGTGAGGGCCCAAGCTCCTGAAGCTCCACAGCAGAAGAAGACAGACAGCTTCTTCAGTGGCAAAACGGTCGTGCTCACAGGTACCTTGCATCAGCTTACGCGTGATGATGCTGCTTCCAGGCTGGAGGCACTGGGAGCCAAGGTGACCAGATCCGTATCGAAAAAGACGGATTTAGTCATAGCTGGTGAAAAGGCCGGGAGTAAACTGGCTAAAGCCCAACAGCTCGGAATCGAAACCATAGAAGATGAGGACGAATTCATCAGATTGCTGGAACAAGAGTAA